In Hippoglossus hippoglossus isolate fHipHip1 chromosome 24, fHipHip1.pri, whole genome shotgun sequence, a single genomic region encodes these proteins:
- the napbb gene encoding N-ethylmaleimide-sensitive factor attachment protein, beta b: protein MDNSGKEKEAIQLMADADKKVKSSGSFLGGMFGGGPHKVEEACEMYCRAANMFKMAKNWSAAGNAFCKAARLHSQLQNKHDCATSFIDAGNAFKKSDPNEAIKCLNASIEIYTDMGRFTIAAKHHINIAEIYESEMVDIEKAIAHYEQAADYYKGEESNSSANKCLLKVGGYSAQLEQYQKAIEIYEQVGANTMDNPLLKYSAKEYFFKASLCHFIVDELNAKIAIEKYEEMFPAFTDSRECKLLKKLLEAHEEQNTEAFTEAVKEFDSISRLDQWHTTLLLRIKKTIQGDEGDLK from the exons ATGGACAACTCGGGGAAGGAGAAGGAAGCCATTCAGCTGATGGCCGACGCCGATAAGAAAGTCAAGTCGTCCGGCTCCTTTCTGGGCGGGATGTTTGGAGG AGGACCTCACAAAGTGGAAGAAGCATGTGAGATGTACTGCAGAGCGGCCAACATGTTCAAGATGGCCAAAAACTGGAGCG CTGCTGGAAATGCGTTTTGCAAGGCCGCACGTCTCCATTcgcagctgcagaacaaacatgACTGCGCCACCAGTTTCATCGACGCAGGGAACGCTTTCAAGAAGTCTGACCCAAATG AGGCAATCAAGTGTTTAAATGCTTCCATCGAAATATACACAGACATG GGAAGATTCACCATCGCAGCCAAACACCACATCAATATCGCAGAGATCTACGAGTCTGAAATGGTGGATATCGAAAAG gCCATTGCACATTATGAACAAGCAGCCGACTACTACAAAGGAGAAGAATCAAACAG TTCTGCTAACAAGTGTCTGCTGAAGGTCGGGGGTTACTCTGCTCAGCTGGAGCAGTACCAGAAAGCGATTGAGATCTACGAGCAG GTCGGAGCTAACACGATGGACAACCCGCTGCTGAAATACAGCGCCAAAGAGTATTTCTTCAAAGCCTCCCTCTGTCATTTCATCGTCGACGAGCTCAACGCCAAG ATTGCTATTGAAAAATATGAGGAGATGTTCCCGGCTTTTACAGACTCCAGAGAATGCAAGTTGTTGAAG AAACTTCTTGAGGCACATGAAGAGCAGAACACTGAAGCTTTTACAGAGGCA GTAAAGGAGTTTGACTCGATCTCACGTCTGGACCAGTGGCACACAACCCTCCTGCTGCGCATCAAAAAGACCATCCAGGGCGACGAAGGGGATCTGAAATGA